ATTCGCGTGCGCCAGTACGTGTCTTCCTCGGGACAGGTCTATGCCGTCAGTTGGGACGGCCCGGCCATGCCCGATGTCGCGGTACTGCTCGGCACGTGGTTCGATCGGTATAGGCAAGAAGCGAGCGCAGCGCTGCCCAATGCGAGCGGGCTGCACTCATCGCGAGTGAGCAGCAGTGACCTGATGGTGGAAACGGCAGTGCGCCTGCGCGACTTCAGCGGCCGTGCCTGGCTCCCCAGCGCGTTGCCGGCCGGGGTCACGGCAGCAGACATTGAATAGGGGCGACCATGCGAAACCTGACTTGCATACTTATCACGGCGATTGTTGCCGTTAGCTCCACGATGTCCGGCTGTGGTGGTGGTGGCGGTGGCAGCAATGATTCAACCAGCGCCGCGGCACCCGCGGCAAGTTCCCCGGCTGCCGCAAGCGCGCCGTCGGCATCTAGCGGAGCACCTGCTGCCAGCGCGCCTGCTGCCGCGGCACCTGCCCAACCTGCTACACCTGCGAGCGCGCCAGCCAACACGGTCGCTCAATCGACCACCCCCAACGTTCTGCCCATCACCGTTGCACAAATTGCGACCGGCACTCGCAACATGCTGCAAACTAGCGTGACGATCTGCGTTCCGGGAACAAGCACGTGCCAGACGATCAACAATATCCAGGTGGATACGGGCTCGCAGGGATTGCGCATCCTTGCGTCCGCGCTCGCGCCAACTTTAACGCTGCCCTCCGTGACGGCCAGCACGGGTGCGACCGTGGCAAGCTGCACCGTATTCGGCTCGGGTTACACATGGGGTTCGGTGCGCAATGCCGACGTGCATCTGGCCGGCGAGGTGGCAGCGGCGACATCGATCCAGGTCATCGCGGACCCGGCTATTCCGGCCGTGCCCACGGACTGCAGTAACTCGGGCCTGCCGATGCTGACCGCTACCGCACTGCGAAGCAACGGTATTCTCGGCGTGGGCCCATTCAGCGCCGACTGCGGCAGCGGCTGCGCCACGACCGCGTTGCCACGCTGGTACTACGGCTGCTCTTCCGGCGCGTGCGTAGCAGCTACGCTGCCAGTTGCACAACAGGTGACCAATCCGGTGAGCCGATTCGCCACTGACAACAATGGCATTGTCATCGACCTTCCCGCGGTCGCCGCCACCGGAGCCGCGAGTGTCACCGGCACGATGACGTTCGGAATCGGCTCACAGTCGAACAATCTGCTGGGCAGCGCTCAGGTCCTCCCGAGTAACTCGATGACAGGGTTTGTTTCGACCGCCTTTCAGGGGCAAACCTACAGCACGAGTTTCATCGACAGTGGCTCGAACGGCCTGTTCTTCGCACTGAGTTCGGTACCGACATGCGGCGCCTGGTTCTGTCCAACCGCCGTGCAAACCCTGTCTGCAACTGTTGCCGGCAACAATGGCGCGACGAGCAACGTGACGTTCACAATGGGCAATGCGACGTCGCTGTTCGGAAGCGGCAACAACGCATTCAGCAATCTGGCGGGACCAGGAAGCAACTACTTCGACTGGGGCCTGCCCTTCTTCTTCGGGAGACGCGTCTTTACCGCGATCGAAGCGAGTGCGACACCCGCGGGTAATGGTCCTTACTACGCGTTCTAGGCCCTTTAGCATGTGCCGCGGCGGCTCCTGATAGTCGAGCTGCCGCAGCATACACCGAAGGCTTCGTCACGATCCGCGTGCGTTAGGGTTCTCCCAGTTCCGCGTGCTCGCGAGCAAGCATGTTGTGTTACCAGCAACAGCGCCGCTTGCCCGTCCCGCAAAGCGCATCCACATCCACATCCACATCCACATCGTCCAAAAATACCTCATGGAGCTAATCGTCTTGGAGACACGCACGCGCATGATTGAATCCGTGCGTCTTCACGCCCCCTGATCTTCCTTGTGTAAAAAGCGCAACTCAACACGCCGATCGTTTGCTAGACAAGTCACAAGCGCACGTCGGTCTCGCATCCGGCAATCCGTTCCTGGCGATGCCCGGCCATAACCTCGTGCCTGCACTGCCGTCGTCACGCCGCCTGATATCAGATACCGCCGGACAGTCTCGGCACGCTGATGCGAAAGCCGCCGGTTGTAGGCCTCGCTGCCTAAGCGGTCAGTCAAACCCGACACGATAATCGACGACACAGCGCCGTCGCCCTTCACGTCCTCGATCAAACCATCGAGCCTCTCACGGCCTTCCGACGTGATCGATTCAACACTGCTCCCGTTGAACGCGAATATTGCGTCGACAGGTAATGCAACCAGCCTGGGTAGTGAGTTGTTCGAACTCAAGCCTTCCTGCGGAATCACGCAACTGTCAAGACTCTGCCGTGCTTCACCGAGCGCTGACTCGACCATGTCGGCCTTGATTTTTGCCTTGCCGAACTGGCGGGTCCAAGCATCGTGGCCCGCATGCATCAGCTTGACTTCGGCGCATGCTGTCTGCTTTTGCGCCAGCGGACAATAAACAAACCGCGGATCGGCGATGATCGCCTGCAGGCTCGTCGTCAGGTCCGGACGCAACGCCGCGACCGTCCGCAGTGACGGGTTCTCGGGCGACAACGGCTGTGTACCTTCAAGTCCCGCCGTCAGGTGTGCAGCTTCGCCGATCGACTCTTCTACAAAGCCCCAGCGATCTCCTGCATCGGTCTCGCCTTTTGCCACATCAATCCAGCATTGGTCCTTGTAACCAAAATAGTTGTCCTTGCGATGATCCAGTTGGTCGAGTCGTGCTTGCAGAAGTACCAGCACCTCACGAGGTTTTTCAATTTGCCCATAGACACTGCCCCAAGGCTCCACAGCGGCACCCGCCTGCGTGCTTTGCTGCGTGCCGAACCCTGTTTGCAGAACGGTGGGATCCTGGATGCCCAGGCTGTCACGCAGTTCCGTGTTGGCGCAGCCCGCCAACGCATAGATGCAGGCTGCGGCGAGGATAATGTTTTTCATGGTTCAACTCGGTGACATCCACGGCGCCTCGGGCACCGTGGACTTTGCTGTGCGTATCGCCTGTGACGGCGGCAATGTTCAATTCACTACGCTGGTCAACCGCCGAACACGTACCCCACGCCCGCTCGCACGATGGTGCTGTTGCCACCGGACGACGACACTCCGCCGTTGAAGTTGATATTGCCCTTGTCGTTCCAGCGCGAAACGCCGATGCCCATTGCCGCCTGCCCGCGATAAGCTGCGATACCCGCATTCAGCGTCGTTCGTCCTGGCAGGTACGGTGTCACGACGTTGAGCGCCGACGCAGACGCAATCCCCTTGCGGGTGTTGCGGTCGAGGTCGCGAATTTGCTGATCGGTATTGTTGAAGCGCTGATCGGTATAGCTGTTGGCCTGACTAAGCGTGGAACTGGCTGACTGGTTTAACTGGCTCAGGTTGACGGCATCCGTTGCCAACGTACCAGCCGCGACGTTGGTGATCTGCCGCTCACTGCCCACCGCGCCCACCGATACCGACGACGCGCGATCTGCCACCGAGCCCGCCCCCAGCGCCACTGAATTGGCCGCGCTGGCCGTGGCATTCGCACCCATCGCAACAGCATGCGTACCGCTCGCAGTCGCTGCTTCAGTTGATGTATCTCCAGCAGCGCTGTAAAGCGCGCTGCTTGATGTCACGAAGTTGCTGACGTGGGTAACGATATCGTTCAGCTGACCGACGTTCACGGCGTCGGTAGCCAATGTCCCGGCCGCCACGTTATGGATTGCCGTGCCGCCGGCAATCCCCTGTCCGAGCGTGACGTTGCCGAAATCCGTCGCGCCGCTTGCGTCCTTGTCATAAGCGAGTGCGGTGACTGCCTTGCCAGTCTGGTCGACCAGACCTGCACTCTTCATTTGCCCAACGTTGACTGCATCAGTGTCGGCCGTTCCTGCCTGGACATTGGTGATCTGACGCTCATTGCCCGCTGCGCCCACCGACACGCTATTCAAGCGGTCCGCCACCGAGTTCGCGCCGACGGCAACTGTGTTGCCAGCAATGGCCTGCGCATTACCGCCGATCGCAGTGGCGTTGAGGCCACTTGCGCTTGCTGCGGCAAGCGTTGTGTTCGATACCAAGTATTTGAGCGCTGCACCGTTCTGCAGGCCGTCGACAAGTTGCGCCGTCTGGAACAACTGGTCACCGTTGACCGCGTCCGTGCTGCCTGCTTTTACGACTCCAGCCGCGACGTTGTGCAACGCAACTGGCGACGCGGCGCCCGAACCACCCAGCGTCACGCTGCTTCGATTAACCGAGCCATCCGCCTTTGAATCGTAGGTAATGGCGGCGATCGTATTGCCCGTCGAATCGATCAGGCCCGCGTCCTTGAACTGCGCCACGCTGACTGCGTCGTGATCAGCGGTGCCGGCCTTGACGTTAGTAATCTGCCGTTCGTTGCCCGCCGCACCCACCGATACACTATCCGCGCGATCAGCTACCGAGTTGGCACCAAGGGCGACCGTATTGTCCGCCGTGGCTTGCGCGTTGCCGCCGATCGCGGTGGCGTCCAGGCCGTTTGCTTTGGCTGCTGCAAGCGTTGTGTTCGAGTTGAAGTACTTCAGTGCGGCCCCGTTCTGCAGACTGTCGACAAGTTGCGCAGTCTGGAACAACTGGTCGCCGTTGACTGCGTCCGTGCTGCCCGCTTTCACGTCCCCGGCCGCAACATTGTGCAAGGCCACCGGCGCAGTCGCGCCCACGCCGCCAAGCGTCACGCTGCTTCGATTAGTCGTGCCATCCGCTTTGGTGTCGTAGGTAATGGCCGCAAGCGTATTGCCCGTCGAATCGATCAGGCCGGCGTTCTTCAGTTGAGCAACATTCACCGCGTCCTGATCCGCCACGCCGGCCTTAAGGTTCGAGAGGATCGTGCCACCGGTTCCACCCAGCACGACGTTCGATTTGCTGTCGTCCGTGTACGCAAGTTTCAGCGGCTCCGCACGGGTCAGCGTGGCGAGCGAGGTAGCAACGTCTTGTACGTTTGTATTGGTCGCGTTAAGTTGGGCGCCGTTGACCGCGTCACTGCTTTGCGCGCTCAACGCGGCCGCCTTCAGGTTGGTGAGCGTCACTGCAGGCGCAGGTGTCGATCCTGGCGTTCCAGGCGATGCCGCGCCCAACGTAATCACGCTCTTGTCGACACCGTCATACGCCACAAAGGCATTCGTCATCGTTCCTAGCGCATTCGTGGTCGCGCCAAGTGCCTTTATTTGGCTCATGTTGACTGCGTCTGTTGCGCTAACCGCAGCCGCCACGTGCACGATACGCCGCTCCGACCCAACGTCGCCCACGGACACCACGTTGTTCAACGAGCCATCGCTGTTCGCGCCGAGCACGACGCTGTTTTTCCCTCTCGCCGTTACGTTGCTGCCCAGCACGAACGAATCTGCGCCAAACGCCACGTTACCGTTTCCGACCGCGTAGGTACCCGCTCCGCCCACGACGTTATCCTTGCCGATCCCGCCCGCGCCGGCGGCGTAGACCTGCGTAGCCGAGCCAATTGCGAGCGAATCCGTGGCGTCCGTGTCTACGCTCGTGCGCCAACCCATGGCAAGGCCATGGTCCGAATAAGCACTTGTGCGAACGCCGAGCGCAGTGGATTCATTGCCCGTTGAGGACACCCCCATTCCAACGGCCGCCGAGCTCGCCGTCGCGCTCGTGTAAGAGCCCACCGCAACGGAATAATCCCCGGCCGCGTGGGCATTCACGCCGATTGCAACCGCATTCGTGCCGACGGCTGTGGTGGGAGTTGTGCCGTCGATTGCTCCTGACACGATCAACTGATCCGGTGTCAGACCGGACCCGGATAAGGCAACTGCTCCAAGCCGGCCCGCACCTTCACTGCCCACCCCTGACACGCGTGGCGCGACAGCGCTCAATGCCTCGCGTACTTGCGATGAATAGACCCGAGCGCGTTCGTTCGAAACCTTCGCGAGGTTGTCAACAAGCACAGCACTCGATACTTGCGGCACCACCATCAAGGAGACGGGTGCAAGCGCCAGGAACACTGCTGTGCCCATTCTTGTCCGGCGACTGGAGCACGCGATCTTTGAAAGACCATGCGAGTCAGCCTCACACAGGCCCGCGGACGTTTCATTTTGCTTCTTCAATACCACGCGCTGCGTCTTGTTCATTTCTTTTGCTCACTCAGGTCTCAGACACGCGGACGCGCCCTCGGAATCATTGGCATCGGGTCACGGATGGTCGATCGATCCGGACCGACGACTTGAGCGTGCGCAGGAATGCACAGAGCCGCCGAATTGCTTCGGGAGCCAGCAGACAGTGATCAATGTGGTTCCTGTCAGGCAGAAAGCCGGTAGCACGCTCGTGTGCCACTGTGACAGGTCAAGATAAATTTCCCCTATCAGTAAACTCTTAAAACGACGGGAGATAGGCCATTTGGTAGAGGTTTTGAGCGTGTTATACTGACCTTATGTATTTATTTGACAGCAATCATCACGAGGCGATATCCCTTAACAGGCCTCGCGTGTATCCTGATCGAGCTAAAACATTGAGCATGCATTCAGACAAGCAAGCACCGCCCGAGGGACAAAAACCCACTACCCCAAATGCAAAGACGGCGGCGTGGTTCGCCACGCCGCCGTCTTGATCAAGCAACATCCAACTAACTTCCAACCCACCTTCACACTTCGAGCGTGATATCCAGAAAAACCACGCTTGCCTCCACCTTGCTCTTTATTGCATTTGACCGTCATGACAATTGCTACGCCGCGCGATCGTCCTCGTCGAAGATTTTTTGTGCCAAATGAAACGCCGAGTTTGCTGCTGGCACCCCACAATAAATAGCCGTCTGCAGGAGCACTTCCTTGATTTCCTCACGCGTCACGCCGTTGTTTTTCGCAGCCCGCAAATGCAGCGCGAGTTCTTCGCTGCGGTTGAGCGCGACCATCATCGAAATGGTCAGGAGGCTGCGGGTATGGCGCGGCAAACCCGGGCGCGTCCAGATATCGCCCCATGCGTAGCGGGTGATCAGGTTCTGGAACTCGGTCGTGAGATCCGTGCGGTTCTCAAGCGAGCGCGTGACGTGCGCATCGCCAAGCACAGCGCGGCGTACGCTCAAACCCGCTTCGTAACGTTCGTCTTCGGTCATGTCAGGCTCCCAGGAACTCAAGCAGCGTTTTCGTGTAGACGTCCGCTTGCTCGATATTCGACAAGTGCGCAGCATCGAGTTCGACATAACGCGCGCCCGCAATGTATCCGGCCAGTTCTTGCCCTTGCGCAGCGGTCGTGGACTGGTCATGCGTGCCCGAAATAACCAGCACCGGCGCCTTGATCGTCTTCGCTTCTTCGCGCGCATCGGCGTCGCGGATCGCTTCGCAATTCGATGCATAACCTTCGCCCGACGTGTGACGGAACACGTCGCGAATACCCGACAGCATTAGCGGCTGTGCGGCCATGAAACCAGCCGTGAACCAGCGCGGCAGAACGGCGTCGGCCAATGCAGGCATACCGCCCTCCTCGCGGGCTTTCGCCGCCCGGGGCGTCCATATTGCGTCCGAGCCGATCAGCGCCGCCGTGTTCGAAAGCACCACGCGCTCGAAGCGCTCCGGGTGGCGTGCAGCGAGCGCGATACCGGTCAGCCCGCCCATCGACAAGCCGCAATAGTGCGCGCGCTTGATGCCGAGTGAGTCGAGCAAACCGATCACCTCGCCTACGAGCTGGTCCAGCGTGTACGGACCCTTGGGCGCGTCCGAACGGCCATGACCGCGCGTGTCGTAACGCAGCACGCGATATTTAGCCGCGAGCGTTTCGACTTGCGGTGTCCACATGGAGACGTCGGCACCGAGCGAATTCGACAACACGAGCCAGGGTGCGTCGCTCCCGGCGGTGGCATCGATACGATAGAAGAGTTGAATACCGTTGACGGCGGCAAAAGGCATTACGGAAGACTCCTGGATAATTGTGATCGATGCCCAACCAACGCGGCATCGACAAAAGCGTGCGCCTGGCCCACGTAGTTCGCGGGATCGAGCAGGGCTTGCAGTTGGACAAGAGAGAGATGTTGCATGACATGCTCGTCGCTCGCGAGCACGTGGTAAAGGGTCGCGCCGGTTGCCACGGCCTGCTTCGATGCATGCTCCACGAGCGTGTGCGCGTCGAGCCTGCCAATCCGGTCGCCGAGCGCGAGCATCACGGCTTCGCCGAGAATCAGTCCATGCGTGAGATCCAGATTGGCTGCGAGCCGGTCGGCGTTCACTTCAATATTCGACACGATCGCCGTGATCTGCGCGAGTGCGCCGCCCGTCAGGCGGGCAAGATCGGGTAGCGCTTCCCATTCGGCCTGCCAGCCGCCGAGCGCGCGCTCATGCTCCTGAACCATGCCGCTGAACACGGTCGCGACCAGATTCGGCGCGCGCATGGCGGCCGTTAAGACAGCTGCGCAGCCCACGGGGTTGCGCTTGTGCGGCATCGTTGACGAACCGCCCTTACCCGCCGCAGCCGGCTCGGCCAGCTCGCCGACTTCCGTCTGCATCTGCAGCGAGATATCGCGGGCGATTTTACCCAGCGTACCCGTTAGCATGCCGAAACATGCCGCCGCTTCCGCGATCCGATCGCGTTGGGTATGCCACGGCAACGAAGGAAGTTGCAGGCCGAGGTCATCAGCAAGCGATTGGGCGACCAACGGCGCCTTGTCCCTCAAGCTTGCTAACGTGCCCGCCGCGCCGCCGAATTGCAGTGCAAGCACGCGCGAGCGGCACTGTGCAAGACGCTCGCGATGCCGAGTCAACGCATCGAGCCATTGAGCGAATTTAAGGCCGAGCGTGATCGGCAAGGCCTGCTGAAGCCAGGTCCGGCCGATTGCCGGCGTTGTCCGGTATTTCTCCGCCTGAAGTGCGAGCGCGTCGCACGCGTCATTCAAACCGGCATCCAACAAATCGAACGTGGAACGCAGTTGCAAGACAGTACCGGTATCGATAATGTCCTGGCTCGTCGCGCCCCAATGCACGAATTTCGCGGCATCGGCGTCCTGGCTTTTGACCGCGGCGGTCAGTTGCTTCACCAGCGGAATCGCAAGATTGCCGCCGGATGCGGCGCCGGCCATCAACGCGTCAGGATCAATCAGGTCGGCATTGCAAGCAGCCGCGATCGAATCGACCGCGCTCGCCGGAATCACGCCATGCAAAGCCGATGCCCGCGCGAGCGCGGCCTCCACATCCAGCATCGACTGAACGGTCTGACGCGCGGACCACACGGCATTCATCTCGCGCGTGCCGCAGATCAGGTCCGTCAGCCGTCCAGCCGCCGAAAATGTCGGCTCAGACATCACACACGCTCGATAGCGATCGCAATGCCCTGACCCACACCAATACACATCGTGCAGAGCGCAAAGCGTCCGCCGGTCCGATGCAGCTGATACGTCGCGGTGGTAACCAGACGTGCGCCGCTCATGCCGAGCGGATGACCGAGCGCGATTGCACCGCCGTTCGGATTCACGCGGGGATCGTCGTCGGCAATACCGAGCATGCGCAGCACAGCCAAACCTTGCGATGCAAACGCCTCGTTCAGTTCGATCACATCGAATTGATCGATGGTCATGCCCAAACGCTTCATCAGCTTTTGCGACGCCGGCGCCGGTCCGATGCCCATCACGCGCGGCGGAACACCTGCTGTTGCAATGCCCAACACGCGCGCACGCGGCACGAGGCCAAAACGCTTGGCGCTGTCTTCATCGGCGAGGAGCAGAGCCGCCGCGCCGTCGTTCACGCCCGACGCATTGCCCGCCGTCACCGTGCCATCCGGACGCACGACGCCCTTCAATCTCGCGAGCGCTTCCATGCTCGTTTCACGCGGATGTTCGTCCTGCGAAACCAGCACCGGCTCGCCCTTTTTCTGCGGGATAGACACTGGCACGATCTCTTGCGCGAGCGTGCCATCCTTCTGCGCGCGCAATGCTTTCTGCTGACTGCGTAGGGCGAACGCATCCTGATCTTCGCGGCTCACCTTATAGTCAGTCGCGACGTTTTCGGCCGTTTCCGGCATGGAATCCACACCATGCAGTTTCTTCATCAGCGGATTGATGAAACGCCAGCCGATGGTCGTATCGAAGATCTCTGCCTGACGCGAAAACGCCGTGGTCGCCTTGCCCTGCACAAACGGCGCACGGCTCATGCTTTCCACGCCGCCCGCAACCATCAGCGCCGCTTCGCCCGACTTGATCGCCCGCGCGGCCACGCCGATTGCGTCCATGCCCGATCCGCACAAGCGGTTGATCGTCGAGCCAGGCACGCCATCGGGCAAACCGGCCAGCAGCGCGGACATGCGCGCGACGTTACGATTGTCTTCGCCGGCCTGGTTCGCGCAACCGAAGATCAGGTCGTCGATGGCGTTCCAGTCCACGTCTTTGTTGCGCTCCATCAATGCGCGCAGCGGCACGGCGCCCAGGTCATCGGCACGAACTGAGGACAACGCGCCGCCGTAACGGCCGACCGGGGTGCGAATCGCGTCGCAAATAAAAGCTTCTTTCATTCACTTCTCCCTGATTACGCTTCGAGCGTGGTAGCCGCTTCGAGCGGTTCAAACGTCAGCGGCACTTGCGCCAGTTTCTGCAGTTCGTCGAACGACAGGCCTTCGATAATTTCCCGCACCACGAACCCGTTCGGCGTCACGTCGAACATGCCGTGATCCGTGTACACGCGATTCACGCAATTCACGCCTGTCACCGGATAGGAACATTCGGCCACCAGCTTGCTTTCGCCTTGCTTCGTGAGCAGTTCCATCATCACGTAGACCTGCTTCGCGCCGATCGCCAGATCCATCGCGCCGCCGACAGCAGGAATAGCGTCGGGCGCGCCGGTATGCCAGTTCGCGAGATCGCCCTTCGCCGACACCTGGAACGCGCCGAGCACGCAGATGTCGAGGTGGCCGCCGCGCATCATCGCGAACGAATCGGCGTGGTGGAAATACGCGCCGCCAGTGAGCAGCGTCACGTGTTGTTTGCCGGCGTTGATCAGTTCGTCATCTTCCGCGCCCTTCTCCGGCGCCGGGCCCATGCCGAGCAGACCGTTTTCGCTGTGCAGGAAGATTTCGCGATCAGCCGCGAGATGGTTGGCGACGAGCGTCGGCACTCCGATACCCAGGTTCACGTACGCGCCTTCCTGAATGTCACGGGCGACGCGTTTCGCCATTTCGTCACGAGTCAGTTTTTTCATGTCGATGTCCTTGCTTGATGCATCCTTCGATTTTCGTCGCCGCGGCGTGGCTGGTTACATGCTTTACGTTGCCACCGCCGCGCGAGAAACGTGATTTGCCGCGTATGCCGTTTGAGCGCTTTGCCCTCATGGCCGCTCTACGCGCTGACGCTCTTCGCGCTAATCAAGCCGCTTTCTCCGCAGCGAGCTCTGCCGCGTGCACCGCTTGCGGCACCTCGATCACGCGTTGCACGAAGATGCCCGGCGTCACGATGTCTTCCGGATCCAGCGCGCCAAGCGGCACGACTTGCGAAACCTGCACGATCGCTGTCTTCGCTGCCATCGCCATGATCGGGCCGAAATTGCGTGCCGTTTTGCGATACACCAGATTGCCCCACCGGTCGCCCTTGAACGCTTTGATCAGCGCGAAATCGGCGTGCAGCGGCGCTTCGAGCACGTAATGCCGGCCATCGATAAAACGCGTCTCCTTGCCTTCGGCCAGCTTCGTGCCATACGCCGTGGGTGTAAAAAATCCGCCGATACCCGCGCCCGCCGCGCGAATGCGCTCAGCGAGGTTGCCTTGCGGCACGAGTTCGAGTTCAAGTTCGCCCGCGCGATACAAACCGTCGAACACTTGCGAATCGCTCTGACGCGGAAACGAGCAGATGATCTTGCGCACGCGTTTCGCTTTTAACAGCGCCGCGAGGCCAGTTTCGCCATTACCCGCGTTGTTGTTCACGATGGTCAGTTCGCGCGCGCCCTGCTCGATCAGCGCATCGATCAGTTCCGACGGCATGCCCGCCGTGCCGAACCCACCGATCATCACGGTCGCGCCGTCCTGAACGTCCTTCACCGCTGAACTCAGCGAGTCGAAAATCTTGTTGATCATGCCGTCTCTTCCTTTGACGAGTGCCGAATGCATCGAAGCCGCATTGCAACTGAATCAAAGCGCGCCGGATGACTTGATTTCGCCCGGCACCGCTTGCATTTTTAAGTTCGCTGTGCGAACATCGATTCGTTTAGCGAACAAGCGTCATGGTATTCCCGCGTTCGTTGCGCTGTCAATGAACCTCGGGTT
This window of the Caballeronia sp. SBC1 genome carries:
- a CDS encoding 3-oxoacid CoA-transferase subunit A; the encoded protein is MINKIFDSLSSAVKDVQDGATVMIGGFGTAGMPSELIDALIEQGARELTIVNNNAGNGETGLAALLKAKRVRKIICSFPRQSDSQVFDGLYRAGELELELVPQGNLAERIRAAGAGIGGFFTPTAYGTKLAEGKETRFIDGRHYVLEAPLHADFALIKAFKGDRWGNLVYRKTARNFGPIMAMAAKTAIVQVSQVVPLGALDPEDIVTPGIFVQRVIEVPQAVHAAELAAEKAA